GAGGTAAAAGGGAGGATCTTTTTCCCCACTTCAACAGAATCGGTTTCCTTACCGAAAATCACTGTAGCACATGTTTTTTTTACTTCGGGAAGCAAACGGAAGCCGGTAAATGGGGAAGAAAAACCGGCTCCCATATCACTGTAGCTAGCGTATGCGTATGGGTctgaagagagaaggagagtaatggaaggtaggaaatagagtagctgttggagatgaaaaaaataagggatactgtaatagtgttagaagatactgtaataatgttataggggataaatttttagagtatctgttggagatgattttACACTACAGTCGTTTCAAAATTGTGGCTTTACAGAGGTTTTCGAGGATCCGTGATGTCCTTCGGGCTTAGAAGATGCCCGGAGTGGCAAACCAAtggatggtggtggcggatgcAAGGCGACGAGAGAAAGAAGAGTGTAGGAAGAATAGATTGTGTGAGATGAATTGTATTGAGTTTCTTAGACGGTATAAATAGAATACATAGATTTAGGGGTAAGAAGTCTCTCTGATACATATGATAATATGGGATTACAAATCCTAACTACCAAATATACTTAACATCCCCACTATCATAGCAAGAGCATCCGACGGTCAGACTAGAGAAGAAGCCGAAGGTAGCAAGCTGACAGACTGACATCCCCCGCAGTCGTAATGCCACTGTGTTACGGGTGTTGTGATGGGAGTGGAGACCGACGAGGAGCTCATACGGATGGTAGCCTATTTGTTGCCGAGGTAGCCAAGAGCGGTGTGTCGTGGATGTTGCCGTGGAGAGGGGTGCAAGCTGAGAACACCAACACGAGTGCGTAGGTACAGAAAATCAGCGTGATCTAGCCAACGACTTGACTGGCGACGATGACGTCCTGGAGTTGCGGCAGGTCGGTGTTGACTCGAACTGGGCTAGAGGCAGTGGTGAGGACGAGCAGGCGATGGGTGGTGTCGGGAGGCGATGATGATGTGGTCACAGGTGTAAACGCTCGGTGGTGTGATGGAAGCGAAAGTGGTGGATTTAGGGTTAGGACTAAAATCTAAACTGATACTATATAAAAAGAATAGATTatttaagataaattatattaaatctCTCTAACGGTATAAATAGAGTACAGAgatttagagagaaaaaaaaacctccCATACTCCACAATCTGCCGTGTAGCTGCGCGTAGTGTGGCGTCACAGCGGATGCAGGAACGTACGCAGCCGTAGTCCAGAATTCCGGTGCCATGGTCAGCACTCAGATGTGCACTTTGCAAAAAGGCGCAGCCCACCAACACCTTGCCCTCGCCTCTACTTATAGAGGGGTAGCCAAATGCTGCGACGCACATCAACCACACTGCTCTCACTCTGCACTCCAAGACCAACAAGAGAGGCTGccatcaagcagcaggaggaggaggagagcaaggcctcgtcgtcgtcgtcgccatgTCTCTGCTCGCCGATCTCATCAACCTTGACCTGTCGGGCAGCACCGAGAAGATCATCGCCGAGTACATATGGTGAGAGATCGCTTCGTTTCTTCCTCTTGTTCATCTCGACCACTGTTGCATCTGATGTTTTTATTTTTCCCATCTTCTCCATGCTGTTCTCTTGGGATCTTGTTTAGAATGGGGTTTATGCCTCTCGGATAAGTTTAGCAACTACCAAGCTTATATATTATGGTCTTTCAGATGCTGCTGCGTTCATAACTTCATACGCTTTCTAAATAAAGTTTCAAGTTTTAGGAAGACTCCTACGAACTACAGCTTGTTGATTTTATTATGCGCTCCAACCAGTTGTGCATAGTCATTCCCTTTTCAAGATTGTTATATTCTTTTCATGATTTCTCTGTTTGTTCCAAAATGCGGGTGCTTACTTGTTCCCCTTCACAAGTGATTACACACCTCAGCAAGCCGCTTTTAGGCCGTACTAATCCACTACTAATTACACCTTGTCTGATTCAGGGTTGGCGGTTCTGGGATGGATGTGAGGAGCAAAGCTAGGGTACAGTACACGTTTTTTGCACCATGATAACCATGAATCCTTATCTTGTTACCTTTTTTTAGTGATATGTGCCATACAAATGTGCCTCGTGAGCTGTGATAACTTTTCAAGTGCCTTCTCAATATGAAAATGCTcagctctcctgcgtgttcTTGAAATACAAAACTTTTCAAGTGCTTAACAACTCACTTTGATCAGACATTGTCTGGACCTGTTGATGACCCAAGCAAGCTTCCGAAATGGAATTTTGATGGCTCCAGCACAGGCCAAGCCACGGGTGACGACAGTGAGGTCATCCTTTGGTATGCTCTTGAGTCCACTCTTCAGTTGCACcttgatgtgtgtgtgtgtgccttGAAGTTGAAGCGTTGAACTAATTTCCCTTCACGTTTTATTTTTTACATCAAGTCCTCAAGCCATCTTCAGGGACCCGTTCAGGAGGGGGAAGAACATCCTTGTAACAGATCCTCCTCCTTTTTGTTCATACTTGCAAAGTTTCTGACATGGATTTTGTTTATGAGTGATCCAAATTTGAGCTGTTTGTAGGTTATCTGTGACTGCTATGCACCGAACGGAGAACCGATTCCGACCAACAAGCGGCACGGCGCAGCCAAGATATTCAGCCACCCTGATGTCAAGGGTGAAGAACCATGGTCTGTATCTTCAGTTCTTTCATACCTGTAGTTCTGAACAAATCAATGAACTATTATTTGTGCATACCACTTTGTTTCAACCTAATAGTGCTTCTTATTGCGCACGAAAATCAGGTTTGGGATTGAGCAAGAGTACACCCTTCTTCAGAAGGACAACAACTGGCCTCTTGGGTGGCCACTAGGTGGCTACCCTGGTCCTCAGGTAACTAGCCATGTTGCACACTGCAGCAACTAATCTTGGCAAAGATCCTATTTTCTCCCACATTGTAATGAAAGACTACTCCTCAGCAAGTCAGCACAATCAAGAGAGAAGAAAACTTAGTTGCAAATGTAGAATTTTACTGGCCCAATAATTCCTGATAACTtggcattgctatgtattactactTGGTAGTAGCCATGTCAGAGTTGTTAAGCTTGAGTCATCAATGGTTGCTGGTATAAATGAATTTCAGTTGGTTTCATGAGCCATTTCTTGTCACTATACAAAAAAAACTATGGATTCTGAAATTGTATGACAGGGACCGTACTACTGCGCCGCCGGAGCTGACAAATCTTATGGCCGGGACATCGTAGACGCGCACTACAAGGCCTGCCTCTACGCCGGCATCAACATCAGTGGGATCAACGGAGAAGTCATGCCCGGGCAGGTGAAACGCGCAATGTTACTTTCACTGCATTACTTGTTAGTATAAGCCTACTTCCGCGCCTTTTTCGACGACTTTGCGTCATCTGCTGATGGAGTTCTGTATCGACAGTGGGAGTTCCAGGTTGGCCCGGCCGTCGGCATCTCGGCCGGCGACGAGCTCTGGGTGGCTCGCTACATTCTCGAGGTAAAACTGCCTTGTCTTACTGTAATGTCAGATACCATACGAACTCAGATTATGCGACGTTTTGCTGATGAGACGTGCTATTTTCCCTGTGGCGGATAGAGGATCACTGAGATTGCTGGTGTGGTCGTCTCCTTCGACCCCAAGCCAATTCCggtgaacattttttttctagcaAATGTTTCAGTTTGATCTATGGTTATGTTACCCTGCTGGTCTTATGACATCCGTGTGCATGTGACTGCAGGGAGACTGGAACGGTGCTGGTGCTCACACTAACTAcaggtataatttttttttttaaaaatgtctTGTGCAAGTAGTAGTACTACTTTGCTGGATCTTATTCTCTTGTACTGCAGCATGTCTTATAGAAATTTGTTCGAATCCTGATGTGGTTGCAGCACCAAGTCGATGAGGAGCGACGGCGGGTACGAGGTGATCAAGAAGGCGATCAAGAAGCTGGGCATGCGGCACCAGGAGCACATCGCCGCGTACGGGGACGGCAACGAGCGCCGCCTCACCGGCCGCCACGAGACCGCCGACATCAACACCTTCATCTGGGTGAGAGCACGAGATAGCAACAGCTCCACATCCGCGTTCTTTCAGTCAGATCACGCGGCACTCCTCTCTTCCACGAGTAACAAAACGAGAgcatcttctctctctttttctgtcAGGGTGTCGCGAACCGCGGGGCGTCGGTGCGAGTCGGCCGCGACACCGAGAAGGAAGGCAAAGGTGAGAGGGAGGTCACCGTTGGCCGGTGGACATTGCTTTGCTTACCATACTAACATCCTATTTAAGAGTTCTAGCTCCTAATTTTACATTAGATTTTATCTTCATAGGTTAAGAtaaattagtttaaatttatatttttaaattaaaataaaaataacataaCTTATCTAAATATCCTTGGTGTATTTCTAGAGTTAAGAATATTTagctttaaatttttttagagctaaaGCTCTATCAAACAACCATAAAATTTTATGAGCAGTTTACGAAGTTTTGATGGCCTGGTATGTTGAGATTTGTGCTAAAAAGAGTAGATGATAGAGCCAACAGTTAAATGAATATTATATGAAAGTAATGAACGACCGAGATAGATCCTTCACGTAAAGAGCATGTGAAGTCGCATTTTCTGCTGAACCGGGTGGGATGTTTTGGTTTTGTTACAGGCTACTTCGAGGACCGGAGGCCGGCGTCCAACATGGATCCCTACGTGGTCACCTCGCTGATCGCGGAGACCAGCATCCTGTAGAACCCCAACCACTCCAACGGCGTCGCGGCTCCCTGAATCTTGTGCGCAGTTTCTTAAGGGGACTTGTGTTGCAGGAATGGCAAATCAGACTGACGCTCTAAGAGACTTTCAGATGACAATAACAACTGCGGTGTGCTCGTTTGTGTGCCTGTGATACCTGAATTGCGACGTGTTGATTCTGGTCTCTTTATCGGCTTACCTTTGGCACTGAAACTGAGCCTGGCCCGAGAGCTCTCTTGGTGGTATAGATCAGGGATAAATCTGCTGTATCACTCGTCGATAGAAATCGACAGGTCTCAGATGTAGTGTGTGTGAGCCGTGCTGCAGGGATGGCAAATGAGACTGGCGCTGTCAGAGACTTCAGGTGACAATAATAACTGCAGTGTGCTCGTCCTCGCAGCTCGCTGTGTGCTTGTGATCGCTGGTGCGTGTCATGTTGACGTTGGTTGTGGGCTTCTGGGTTCTGTTCATCAGCTTATTTTTGAGCAGGAAGCCTGGAACTACGACGGGGCCGTGAGCTTGAGCCTTGGTGGTACAGATCAGGGATTGTCTGGTTTATGCCACCTTCATCAAAAGAAATTGATTGTTctgaaaacaataaaaaataggaTGAcccttatttttaaaaaaaattgttcagaGAGCTTTCCTAGTATACTCTCTAAATCTATTttatagatattttaaaaatatgttctctataatattattataatattctctaatactattataatactttttaatttttcatattcAGCAGCTAtcttatttattttctaatttctaCTACTCTTCCACTTTCAGGTTTATAGTTATCCTTtatgataaataaaaatattcactCAGAAAGGGAGCCTTCCAGATTTTAGATTAAGTTTTGTTTCTTCCAAACAACATATTGTACATTACACGACAGAGCTGAGTTCACAAAGTAGACCATGACTCAACGCCCACATATTTAAGGATTAACAATGTAAATTACAAATACAATACCAGAAACAATAgagaaaaatcctaaaaaaaaactacacaaaaAATATGCAAATGGACAGGCTATGGATAGTATCCAATATAGACAACAGTATACTAAGTTCATAGTTGAAGTCCATTTTCCTCAAACCCCTCTATCCTCAGCTTGTtccgaccaccaagatcaaaaGTTGATCAGCAACTTGAGAACACACTTCATGAAGCCCATGTCTCCATTATTACTATCAAAACCACGATTACTTTACTGCAAATAAATGCAAGAAACGGTAGGTGATCACTAGCTAAGAACTCTCTCCACTGGACTACAGGACTTGGCCTTGCTTGCTGTTGTGTTCTGACTTAATTCAGTGCTTCAAATTATACCAAAACATAAGAAGTGACAAATTCAAGAGAGCTTAGCACAAAAAATAAGTTGACAATATGAACTAATATCTCTATCCTGGGCCTGCGGTGATCCGGAAGCTCCGCTCAGCGAAATTCACATAGAGAAAGCGGTGATGGATGATGTGATGAACATATGCATAAATTCATGCACAGGGGGCACAAAGAGAAGTTATAACTTTCTTCAGCTAATTACATGTTTGCCGATGTGATTTTATAAAGTTGAAACTAGGGAGGTAGAATACCTCTCGGCAGCGGCGACGTTGGTGAACTTGACATCGGTGCAGCCAATCAGAATAATGAAGCACACCCACAGTTCGCACAAATCACACCCAGACTACGAACAGGAACCGAgaaagcaacaaaagaaaatctCAAAGGGAGAAACACGGACAAACTAAAGTGAGGATCCAAACGCAAATTAGTCTTAATAAAGCTAGGAATACCTTTCTCTCGGCGCCAGCACCCGCAACTAATCAGACTAGCGAATCAGAGTCGATGTTCGCAGCCAATCTCGCACCCGGCGCCGACGACATAGGTGCTCCACTTTTGCCGACAGCGGATCCACAATCTACGCTCGATCCCACTTCTTGGCATGCTCCGTTTCTTGAGTAGCGGATACGTGATGGAGGAGCCAACGTAGCAGATGCGTGAAGGAGCTGGCGTCATGAATGTGTGATGGAGGCAAACCAATGGTGGGGCGACATAGTCGAGGGTTTAGTGTGGCCACGTGATTCGTCAACACTGGCCCAAGGGTTTGGCGTCGTTTGACCGTTTGGGCTAAAACCGTAACTCAGTCTGTGGGCAGGAAAACCGTTTCAAACCAAAAGACACATCAAACCGCCCCAAACTGATTCCTCCCAAATCCAAACCAAACCAATCCATTTACCAGATCTGCCCATTTACAACCAAACAAAATAAGCCCAAAACAAAACCCAAACCATTATAACTGTTTCAGCCCAAACAATTACCAGGCTTAGCCACAGGTGTCATAGAGGTGGGAGTAAGACTGATATGCAAAATGCGCAAACAAAAAACACATCAATATATTACTAGGAGAAACACACCTCTCAATTACAGCACTGTGACAGGATTATTACCGCATGCTGTGCCAGCGGCTAAGTCTGCAGTATGGGCAATAAAACGAGAAGAGTCTGCTACATACATTTTATTCATTGGTGAgatgtaacaaaaaaaaaagactatcaAATATGAGGCCGGATGGAAAGTTTGCAAGTGCCTCAACTCTCTAAAGCGCGGGCTCTTCAAAATTTATGTGATCACGGTGGGTGCAGATCGGCCTGTGAACTCCTGCATCTTTGAGAGCTTGAGTGCCACATCAACCTGGGATGGAACACAAAATCAGTAACCGCGGCCTCACATAAGGCATATTCATCTGTGTAGTCAGAAGCAAGGCGAATATACACGGGAGATATCTTACCAACGGAGCAAGGGCATCCTGTGAATCCCTCCCGATTTTGGAGGAATCCTTCTCGTACTGCTCAATGTAGACACGGATGGTGGCACCAACAGAACCAGTTCCAGACAGACGGAACACCTAGAATGTCGAGAATCCATGTTAGTTCACCAGCCATTGTTGCAACCAGTATGATACAGTCTAAGCTATCAAATATATCCAATTATCCATCTGGCTTAAGAATGATCCAACTCAGCAACTATTAATCACTGTCTGACTCTACTGCAAAATAAATGGTTGCAAGCAGTGTTGCCCCGAAACCGGTGCGCGAGTGTCGAGtcgggaaaaaaaaatagaacttgGGTGCCCCGACACTGGTTGGTAACACTGGCAAAAAAAATAGATCTTGATATTTTAACGCTTCTTCCTTTGCCTGGGGTCTAGAAATAAAATGGAGGATATCTGAAGACAAATTCTTCCAATAAAAAACAGCATAGGTTGTGACTCTACGTACCAGTCGTGAACCATCTCCAAAGAGATATCGGATACCCTGATGCTTGGAGACAGAACCATCAACAGGATCCTTGTACTCAAACTCATCGGCCACAACTACATCAGAAACATCAGACCGAATCTCCTTGATCAACCTGAGGAAGAGAGATAATTTAGACATGGAACCTGATTAAGAACTATATGTACTTAAGTTAAATAACTCTAGGACAACAATTCAAAGTATCACTTTTAAAATTTCTGGAAAAGCACTAGTTCTTCTACATATCAAATTCAATAGAATCTCACTTGTTAACATCAGAAAGTGACGACTGCATGTTGACTAGGTTTGCCATAAGTTCCTTAGCAGCCCCTGCATCAACGTTCTTCACAAACAAAAATGTACATTTAGCATGCTATCAAAAGTGTGGTAcatacatgcatgatgcatgtcaAAAGAACAAAGTACCTCGTAGTCATAGCGTGTATAATAATGGCGACCATATGTGGCCCAGTGCTGACGAACAATATCTTCGACCGTGACAAGCTTATCTCCTCCAAGGTTATCCTTGTTTTTGAAAGCAAGAATAGACAGCCATGCTAGCACAGCCCAAATACCATCCTTCTCGCGAATGTGGTCAGACCCTAACCAAAGTAGGTAGATATAAACATCTCAATCATGTCTCTGCTGCAGCGCTAATACCAACAAGTACTTGACTTGACTCGGGATTAATTCGTGAAAATcgcaaacaaaagaaaaaaaaacgagAGAGCTCATTCTCAGAACACATTAAGCCACTTGCCCCATTCCTTTACCACAAGCGAAACCGATTTATTCATGGAACATGCCGATACAACAAGTGCTTAAATGTTCATTAATGTGATTAGGACAGACATAAATGATAAGCCACAAGTGTTTCCAAACATTACCAGTGCCAAAGCTTTCTTCACCACAAATTGAGCACATTCCAGCATCCATCAGGTTCCCAAAAAATTTCCACCCAGTAGGCACCTGAAACATGGCTTTTATATGTCAGATCTGTCTAAGATTCAAAAATCTTGTGATTCAAGATCTTAATGCGTTACCTCAAAGAACTTGAGATTTAAATTCTTCGCGACAACATCAAGGGCAGCTGATGTTGGCATGCTCCTGCAGTTCCACCAATGGATCAACATAAGTAGAGTATAGAGAAACTTTAAATGCATCTATCATTATACCGCTGCATGTCAGGCAGGGATGACAAAACTGGCATTAATAGGCCAGTTACCAGCTCGTTTCAGGAGGTACTCTAGCTGCTATCTTAACAGATTCATTGCAGATGTTAAAAGGATTCTATCAATGTGAAGAAACACAAGATTAATGACATATGAGAAAAAGTAAAGGCAACCAGAAAACCACAGTAACTGGCTACCAAGGCTGGACCTGGAATTCTGATAATCGGAGAAGCAGAACCCTGCCAAGCTTACTGGGATGCAGAACATTTCGTGGAAGAAAATATGCATGTCTAATGCTGGCAGAAGTGCAGCTTGCCGCTTAAATCCTTAATTCAACTATAACAAGAAGTTTTCACAGCAAGAATATCTAGATGCTATCTTAGAAACACAATGTGAAGGAGAGCTTTTTACCTGGCAACTCCGTTCAGGCCAGAAGCAAAGTAAGGAATTGATTGAACAGCATTGGCTGCGATAATGGCAACCGAGTCTGATGGCGTCACGAAGAATCTAGAACAAGATAAAGGGAGCATCATGAATTCCTTTTGGTGCTTTTCTAGATTCCAAAACCAT
The nucleotide sequence above comes from Phragmites australis chromosome 4, lpPhrAust1.1, whole genome shotgun sequence. Encoded proteins:
- the LOC133915597 gene encoding glutamine synthetase cytosolic isozyme 1-3 — translated: MSLLADLINLDLSGSTEKIIAEYIWVGGSGMDVRSKARTLSGPVDDPSKLPKWNFDGSSTGQATGDDSEVILCPQAIFRDPFRRGKNILVICDCYAPNGEPIPTNKRHGAAKIFSHPDVKGEEPWFGIEQEYTLLQKDNNWPLGWPLGGYPGPQGPYYCAAGADKSYGRDIVDAHYKACLYAGINISGINGEVMPGQWEFQVGPAVGISAGDELWVARYILERITEIAGVVVSFDPKPIPGDWNGAGAHTNYSTKSMRSDGGYEVIKKAIKKLGMRHQEHIAAYGDGNERRLTGRHETADINTFIWGVANRGASVRVGRDTEKEGKGYFEDRRPASNMDPYVVTSLIAETSIL